A single window of Brachyhypopomus gauderio isolate BG-103 chromosome 21, BGAUD_0.2, whole genome shotgun sequence DNA harbors:
- the LOC143485191 gene encoding NLR family CARD domain-containing protein 3-like, producing MMETHNSSSGGGTSDPKVQRGLSPVPSCVSMKSESSPVPSCVYMKSESSPVPSCVSMKSDKSMGDPPAFSSGPVTSDLHAQKKPVKTSINKLESIFKELEHKIISLVKNELKRFKNLLSPDYPACTERQVEDEEDQSSVREGALKITLHVLRNMNQTDLANTLQTKLAPACHRNLKSKLRDKCQKINEGISQHGTTALLNEIYTELYITEGGSGEVNNEHEVRQIETASRRPATQETPIKCSDIFRPLPGQDKAIRTVLTKGVAGIGKTVSVQKFILDWSEGNVNQDVLFIFPLPFRELNLMKEKKLSLVELLHSFFPEAHKLKPTHYTYYKILFIFDGLDECRLPLDFQNNESLWDVRDSTSVDVLLTNLIKGNLLPTALLWITSRPAAANQIPPECVEQVTEVRGFSGPQKEEYFRKRIRDQSLANRIISHMKSSRSLYIMCHIPVFCWIAATVLERMLSEVESGEIPKTLTEMFTHFLIFHIKHKDQKYDQKSDTDPQQTRNHVLALGKLAFQQLEKGNLIFYEDDLRNSGIDVREMSVYSGMCTQIFREEFGLQLGKVFSFVHLSVQEFLAALYVFIIFISTNTNVLEQQQPGLVKNTLSDLLNSAVDKALQSQNGHLDLFLRFLLGLSLESNQTLLQGLLTQTGSSSHSNKETVNYIKKKIRENLSPEKSINLFHCLNELNDNSLVQEVQTYLNSGGDNRLRGARLSPAQWSAVVFVLLNSKEELDEFDLGKYDPSEECLLRLLQVVKASRKAILSLCGLTEESCKSLTSVLQTENSSLRELEMNNNDLQDSGVEQLCAGLKSSNCKLEILRLSLCGLTEESCKSLTLVLQTENSSLRELEMNKNDLQDSGVEQLCAGLKSSNCKLEILRLSGCLVTEEGCSSLASALSSNPSHLKELDLTYNHPGDSGVKLLSARLEDPHCRLDTLRVDHSGKIRLKPGLRKYACELTLDPNTANKLLSLSEGNRKVTYMEEQQTYPDHPERFDGWYQVMCRESLTGPCYWEAEWSGTADIAVTYKGISRRGRSDDCVFGYNMKSWMLRCYNNRYTVWHNKNYTHITAPSSSNRVGVYLDWPAGTLSFYSVSSHTHTLTHLHTFHSTFTEPLYAGFGVWHSDSSVCVCKIK from the exons TGCCCAAAAGAAACCTGTAAAGACTTCTATAAACAAACTGGAGTCAATATTCaag GAGCTGGAGCACAAAATCATCTCTCTGGTGAAAAATGAGCTGAAGAGATTCAAGAATCTACTGAGTCcagattacccagcatgcactgagagacaggtggaggatgaggaggatcagagcagtgtcagagagggggcgctgaagatcacactgcatgtcctgaggaacatgaaccagacagacctcgctaacacactacagacca AACTGGCCCCTGCTTGCCATAGAAATCTCAAATCCAAACTGAGGGACAAATGTCAGAAAATTAATGAAGGAATCTCACAGCATGGAACCACAGCActtctgaatgagatctacacagagctctatatcacagagggagggagtggagaggtcaataatgaacatgaggtgagacagattgagacagcatccaggagaccagcaacacaggagacacccatcaaatgcAGTGACATATTTAGACCCTTACCAGGACAAGACAAAGCCATCAGAActgtgctgactaaaggagtggctggaattggtaaaacagtctcggtgcagaagttcatactggactggtctgaaggaaatgtaaatcaggatgttctcttcatatttccacttccttttagggagctgaatttgatgaaggagaaaaagctCAGTTTGGTGGAGCTTCTTCATAGCTTTTTTCCAGAAGCACATAAATTAAAACCAACTcactatacatactacaaaattctgttcatctttgatggtctggatgagtgtcgtcttcctctagatttccagAACAATGAGAGCTTGTGGGATGTAAGAGATTCGACATCAGTGGATGTActgctgacaaacctcatcaaggggAATCTGCTTCCCACTGCTCTCCTTtggataacctctcgaccagcagcagccaatcagatccctcctgagtGTGTTGAGCAGGTAACAGAGGTGCGAGGGTTCAGTGGccctcagaaagaggagtacttcaggaagagaatcagaGACCAGAGCCTGGCCaatagaatcatctcacacatgaagtcatcaagaagcctctacatcatgtgccacattccagtcttctgttggattgcagccactgttctagagagaATGTTGAGTGAAgtagagagtggagagatccccaagactctcactgagatgttcacacacttcctgatctttcacatcaaacacaaggacCAAAAGTATGATCAGAAAAGTGACACTGACCCTCAACAAACTAGAAATCATGTTttggcactgggaaaactggctttccaacagctggaaaaaggcaacctgatcttctatgaggaTGACCTGAGAAACAGTGGCATTGATGTCAGAGAAATGTCAGTGTATTCAGGAATGTGTACtcagatcttcagagaggagtttggtctacagctggggaaggtgtttagctttgtacatctgagtgttcaggagtttctggctgctttatatgtGTTTATTATCTTCATTTCCACCAACACCAATGTGCTGGAACAGCAACAACCTGGATTGGTCAAAAACACATTGTCTGACCTCCTCAACAGTGCAGTGGACAAGGCTTTACAGAGTCagaatggacacctggaccttttccttcgcttccttctgggtctctcactggagtccaatcagactctcttacaaggtctactgacacagacaggaagcagctctcACAGCAATAAGGAAACAGTAAATTACATCAAGAAGAAGATCAGGGAGAATCTCTCTCCAGAGAAAtccatcaatctgttccactgtctgaatgaactgaatgataATTCTCTAGTACAAGAAGTCCAAACATACCTGAACAGTGGAGGTGACAATCGACTACGTGGAGCCAggctctctcctgctcagtggtcagctgTGGTGTTTGTCCTGCTGAACTCAAAAGAGGAGCTGGATGAGTTTGACCTGGGGAAATATGACCCATCAGAGGAATGTCTACTGAGACTGCTACAAGTGGTCAAAGCATCCAGAAAAGCCAT actgtctctctgtggtctcactgaggagtcttgcaaatctctcacatcagttctacaaacagaaaactcctcactgagagagctggagatgaataataatgacctacaagattcaggagtggagcagctctgtgctggactgaagagttcaaactgtaaactggagattctcag actgtctctctgtggtctcactgaggagtcttgcaaatctctcacattagttctacaaacagaaaactcctcactgagagagctggagatgaataaaaatgacctacaagattcaggagtggagcagctctgtgctggactgaagagttcaaactgtaaactggagattctcag attgtctggttgtttggtcacagaggaaggctgttcttctctggcttcagctctgagttcaaacccctcacacctgaaagaactggatctgACTTACAACCatccaggagactcaggagtgaagctgctctctgctagactggaggatccccactgcagactggacacactcag gGTGGATCATTCAGGGAAGATCAGACTCAAACCAGGACTAAGAAAAT atgcgtgtgagctcacactggacccaaacacagcaaacaaacttctctctctgtctgaggggAACAGAAAGGTGACGTATATGGAGGAGCAGCAGACGTATCCTGatcatccagagagatttgatggctggtatcaggtgatgtgtagagagagtctgACTGGACCCTGTTACTGGGAGGCTGAGTGGAGTGGAACTGCTGATATAGCAGTGACATATAAAGGAATCAGCAGGAGAGGACGCAGTGATGACTGTGTGTTTGGATACAATATGAAGTCCTGGATGTTGCGCTGCTATAATAACAGATACACTGTCTGGCACAATAAGAACTACACTCACATCACTGCCCCCTCCAgctccaacagagtaggagtgtatctggactggccggctggcactctgtccttctacagcgtctcctctcacacacacacactcacacacttacacacattccaCTCCACATTCACTGAGCCCCTCTATGCAGGGTTTGGGGTTTGGCATTCTgactcctcagtgtgtgtgtgtaagataaaATAA